In a genomic window of Quercus lobata isolate SW786 chromosome 4, ValleyOak3.0 Primary Assembly, whole genome shotgun sequence:
- the LOC115985440 gene encoding uncharacterized protein LOC115985440, translated as MSSAQSLKNIDINVYFGGHLYNPEGIDGFPFRGEGIECYYMMLRRKLKTLTDLKRKIMDELKLNPAWYDIKIIYRCPQEVLHERINYGYMAIKEDKHVKMMFSRIQKMPQVNAAELYVSLEASVDNSTEVVQETSTALQFTTLDDGCTTMGGYTLSSQDYVANTGGTLYSQETHLEEEDEDEDEDEDHAVNDGENNDDMDQYEERIERGDFENDVDEHEVVPNFEEENMEYHDEGDADDDDIGVQHDTDTTTGYRPPADSFYANTWENMVDPSRLQIPYLCTWQDGMHFCKGLTFANKAAVKRALIIYAAKDNRNFSIQRSSTTELCAACIDDNCKWYVGAYMKPKFNGLWMVTSYVGPHSCIPFGLRRDGRMMDSNFVASEIVGRLRKKHTATVDELWEIIRTKYDHELSYYKVWDAKQKAIAKIFGDWEESYQRLRKLLAYLDQDSGTQYSYHTIPKPLEGTTLLRYVYWAFAPCIAAFQYCRPVISIDGTHLYGKYKGVLMIAMATDANQKVLPIAFAVVDKESGASWGWFLECLRTSIERVIENKDICIISDRHKGIKCAIREWPRGQDRRERVYHRYCLRHVASNFNTHFNNPTLKALALKAGYATHDAKFVSIMQTIKEAEINLLRGVDPTDRRIIRYMPYTYLMSEDVDKWTQSHDGGRRYGAMTTNISECFNGVLKGARGLPIAAMVEFTYFKLVAYFHDRHKQITSDLSRGKVWSDYAMEIYNKNEQKIAGHTLRNYNHAEGIYQVVTPYNDHRAGGGNHSHDVRIFDRTCGCGKWQNLKIPCSHAIKVLKALHLDAPSYIDPCYSLNNAILTYSHNFVVPKSESLWRDVRGPRWVPDPRLLRAKGRPTMSRIRNEMDGVRRERGSRREDPELREIQPRQRCTVCHQEGHNRRCCPNSHGASTSGSAMN; from the exons ATGTCAA GTGCACAATCTTTGAAGAATATTGACATAAATGTATACTTCGGTGGACACCTTTACAATCCTGAAGGGATTGACGGATTCCCATTTAGAGGGGAGGGTATCGAATGCTACTACATGATGTTACGTCGTAAGTTGAAGACGTTGActgatttgaagaggaaaataatggacgaattgaaattgaaccctgcttggtatgacatcaagattatttatcgtTGCCCACAAGAAGTTCTTCATGAACGGATAAATTATGGGTATATGGCGATTAAAGAAGATAAACATGTAAAGATGATGTTTAGTAGGATCCAGAAAATGCCCCAAGTAAATGCTGCTGAGTTGTATGTAAGTTTGGAGGCGAGTGTAGACAACAGTACTGAGGTGGTGCAAGAAACATCTACGgctttacaatttacaaccCTAGATGATGGATGCACTACAATGGGAGGTTATACGCTCTCATCTCAAGATTATGTTGCGAATACTGGTGGAACCCTCTACTCTCAAGAGACACATTTAGAggaggaagacgaagacgaagacgaagacgaagatcaTGCTGTGAATGAtggtgaaaataatgatgatatggATCAGTACGAAGAGAGGATTGAGCGAGGTGACTTTGAGAACGATGTGGATGAGCATGAAGTCGTTCCtaattttgaagaggaaaatatggagtaccatgatgaaggtgatgcagatgatgatgatattggtGTCCAGCATGATACAGATACGACCACTGGCTACAGACCTCCTGCGGACTCATTCTACgcaaatacttgggaaaatatggttgatccttcacGTCTTCAGATACCATATCTTTGTACTTGGCAAGATGGGATgcatttttgtaaagggttgacttttgcaaataaagCTGCGGTGAAGCGTGCATTGATAATATACGCAGCAAAGGATAATAGAAATTTCTCCATCCAAAGGTCGAGCACAACTGAATTGTGCGCCGCATGCATTGACGACAATTGCAAGTGGTACGTTGGGGCATACATGAAGCCTAAATTCAATGGTCTGTGGATGGTCACGTCTTATGTGGGTCCACACAGTTGTATACCCTTTGGGCTGCGAAGAgatggtagaatgatggattctaattttgttgcatCAGAAATTGTGGGAAGATTGCGAAAAAAGCACACTGCTACTGTTGATGAGCTTTGGGAGATCATCCGTACTAAGTATGATCATgagctttcttactataaagtatgggacgcaaaacaaaaggcaattgctaagatttttggggattgggaggagtcttaccaaaggttgcGAAAGTTGTTGGCATACTTGGATCAGGATTCGGGTACCCAGTATAGCTATCACACCATACCTAAGCCATTAGAAGGTACTACGTTACTGCGCTATGTATATTGGGCATTCGCTCCATGCATTGCTGCATTCCAGTATTGCAGGCCAGTGATCAGTATTGATGGAACTCATTTATATGGTAAATACAAAGGGGTATTGATGATTGCAATGGCAACCGATGCTAATCAAAAGGTTTTGCCTATCGCCTTTGCTGTTGTGGACAAGGAGTCAGGGGctagttgggggtggtttttaGAGTGTCTCAGGACTTCGATAGAGCGTGTTATTGAAAATAAGGACATTTGCATTATTTCTGACCGACATAAAGGTATCAAATGCGCCATTCGAGAGTGGCCTAGAGGGCAAGACAGAAGAGAACGGGTATATCATcgatattgccttcgacatgttgctagcaacttcaacacacATTTTAATAACCCGACTCTAAAGGCATTGGCCTTGAAAGCTGGATATGCGACTCATGATGCTAAATTTGTGTCCATAATGCAAACCATTAAGGAGGCCGAGATTAATTTACTGAGGGGTGTAGACCCTACTGATCGCCGGATTATACGTTATATGCCATACACATATCTAATGAGTGAGGATGTAGACAAATGGACccagtcacatgatggtggaagacgttacggggcaatgacaaccaatatctCTGAGTGCTTTAATGGGGTTCTTAAAGGTGCCCGCGGTTTGCCCATTGCTGCAATGGTTGAGTTCACTTATTTTaaacttgttgcatatttccacgatcgacataaacaaattacttcTGATCTCTCTCGAGGTAAGGTGTGGAGTGATTATGCAATGGAgatctataacaaaaatgagCAGAAAATTGCAGGACACACTCTGAGGAATTATAATCATGCAGAGGGTATATATCAAGTGGTTACCCCGTATAACGACCATAGAGCTGGAGGGGGAAATCACAGTCATGATGTGCGCATATTTGATAGAACCTGTGGTTGTGGAAAGTGGCAAAACTTGAAGATCCCTTGTTCGCATGCAATTAAAGTTCTTAAAGCTCTGCATCTCGATGCGCCCAGCTATATTGACCCATGTTACAGTCTGAACAACGCCATTCTCACATATTCACATAattttgtggtgccaaagtcAGAGTCATTATGGAGAGACGTTCGCGGACCACGGTGGGTGCCTGACCCACGATTGTTGCGGGCCAAAGGTCGTCCTACGATgtcaagaataaggaatgaaatggatgggGTACGGCGAGAACGGGGAAGCCGGAGGGAAGATCCGGAGTTGAGGGAGATTCAACCGAGGCAACGATGTACAGTGTGTCATCAAGAGGGGCATAACCGTAGATGTTGTCCCAATTCCCATGGGGCTTCGACAAGTGGTAGTGCTATGAACTAG
- the LOC115987991 gene encoding xylulose 5-phosphate/phosphate translocator, chloroplastic — protein MVTSNLINNPSSTSTATFSKSNYQYPINASSLLNNRALHHLSALPTKVSTFSKFHGYPLGLSSTHTSQVHDSSSKFSHLSTVYAFPPGFSPKPISHIPRAATDPEANPEAESSVPEPNTKSKSKSNTLQLAIVFGFWYFQNIVFNIYNKKVLNIFPFPWLLASFQLFVGSIWMFILWSLKLQPCPKISKPFIIALLGPALFHTIGHISACVSFSKVAVSFTHVIKSSEPVFSVVFSSFLGDTYPLQVWLSILPIVLGCSLAAVTEVSFNFQGLGGALISNVGFVLRNIYSKRSLQSFKEVNGLNLYGWISIISLLYLFPVAIFVEGSQWIQGYHKAIQAVGKPSTLYIWMLLSGVFYHLYNQSSYQALDEISPLTFSVGNTMKRVVVIISTILVFRNPVRPLNALGSAIAIFGTFLYSQASASKKKGSEKKD, from the coding sequence ATGGTTACTTCGAATCTCATTAATAACCCATCCTCCACCTCCACTGCCACTTTCTCCAAATCCAACTATCAATACCCCATAAATGCTTCTTCACTTCTCAACAACAGAGCTCTACACCACCTATCTGCTCTTCCCACCAAAGTCTCCACCTTTTCCAAATTCCATGGCTACCCACTTGGCCTTTCTTCAACTCACACCTCTCAGGTCCATGATTCAAGCTCCAAGTTCAGCCATTTGAGCACAGTTTATGCGTTCCCACCTGGGTTCTCACCAAAACCCATATCCCATATCCCCAGAGCAGCAACAGATCCAGAAGCCAATCCTGAAGCTGAAAGTTCTGTTCCAGAACCCAACACCAAGTCCAAGTCCAAGTCCAATACCCTCCAGCTTGCAATTGTGTTTGGTTTTTGGTACTTCCAGAACATTGTCTTCAACATATACAACAAAAAAGTACTAAATATCTTCCCATTCCCATGGCTCCTTGCTTCTTTTCAGCTCTTTGTTGGGTCTATTTGGATGTTCATTCTCTGGTCTTTAAAGCTCCAACCTTGCCCAAAGATTTCAAAGCCATTCATCATTGCATTACTTGGACCTGCATTGTTCCACACCATAGGCCATATCTCAGCCTGTGTTTCATTCTCAAAGGTTGCTGTTTCTTTCACTCATGTCATCAAATCCTCGGAGCCAGTCTTCTCTGTTGTGTTCTCTTCCTTCCTTGGGGATACATACCCTTTACAGGTCTGGCTCTCAATTCTTCCTATTGTCCTTGGTTGCTCATTAGCTGCTGTTACTGAAGTGTCTTTCAATTTCCAAGGCTTGGGGGGTGCATTGATTAGCAATGTTGGCTTTGTATTGAGGAACATTTACTCAAAACGCAGTTTGCAAAGTTTCAAGGAGGTTAATGGGTTGAATTTGTATGGTTGGATAAGTATTATTTCATTGCTGTATCTATTTCCTGTGGCAATCTTTGTTGAAGGGTCTCAATGGATTCAAGGGTATCACAAAGCTATTCAAGCTGTAGGCAAACCATCCACATTGTATATTTGGATGTTGCTATCTGGGGTGTTTTACCATCTCTATAACCAATCGTCTTACCAAGCACTCGATGAGATTAGCCCTTTGACATTCTCTGTTGGAAATACAATGAAGAGGGTGGTGGTGATTATATCTACTATTTTGGTGTTTAGGAATCCGGTTAGACCTCTTAATGCACTTGGATCCGCCATTGCGATTTTCGGGACGTTTTTATATTCTCAGGCATCAGCTTCAAAGAAAAAGGGGAGTGAAAAGAAGGATTAA
- the LOC115987215 gene encoding B3 domain-containing protein Os04g0386900-like — MEYPQAQTGQVPMETNLQENQHWPLSGKPYFDIVLAKSHVKPLYQMGVPAKLHSIIPSLVVPTVLTYCGKNWEMSCNGTQRTHKKFDSGWRAFINDNNLKAGDACVFELIERSSKKLVFRVQILRGDIPPEFLGKVSSEGESSNTPIVIE; from the exons ATGGAGTACCCACAGGCACAAACTGGACAAGTTCCTATGGAGACCAATTTGCAAGAGAATCAACATTGGCCACTTTCAGGGAAGCCATATTTTGATATCGTTCTTGCAAAATCACATGTCAAACCCTTGTATCAAATG GGGGTTCCGGCAAAATTGCATTCAATAATTCCTTCTCTTGTGGTCCCCACAGTTCTGACTTACTGTGGCAAGAACTGGGAGATGTCATGTAATGGCACACAACGTACTCATAAAAAGTTTGATTCTGGATGGAGAGCATTCATAAATGACAACAATCTCAAGGCTGGAGATGCATGTGTTTTTGAGCTCATAGAGCGCTCCAgtaaaaaacttgttttcagAGTTCAAATTCTTAGAGGTGACATCCCACCTGAATTTCTAGGCAAGGTCAGTTCTGAGGGGGAGAGTTCAAACACTCCTATTGTTATTGAATAG
- the LOC115983459 gene encoding protein NUCLEAR FUSION DEFECTIVE 4-like, with protein MAGQSRKWLILVATTWIQAFTGTNFDFSSYSSDLKTVLEITQVQLNYLSVASDMGKAFGWCSGVSLKYLPLWVVMFMAAIMGLFGYGLQWLVIQRIITLPYFLVFLLSLMAGCGICWFNTVCYVLCIRNFPVNRSLALSLTISFNGVTAAIYTLIANAINPNDDTIYLFLNALVPLFTSGIALVPILCQPPLQSLTTEAIRCDSFIFLCLNILAVITGLYLLLLNSLSSNVSMARILLGGALGLLVLPLCLPGIVYAREWACRNIYPTFCFDNSSFNLIDPDDLELHIELIGSESNGTNGNSYTAIDKCGCFGKVMEKDRLIVLGEEHPARLLVQRWDFWLYYLAYFCGGTLGLVYSNNLGQISQSLGYSSMTSSLVTLYSTSSFFGRLLSAAPDFLRNKMYFARTGWLAVALVPTPIAFFLLASSGSEAVLRAGTGLIGLSSGFVFSAAVSITSELFGPNSAGVNHNILITNIPIGSLLYGLLAALVYDSNAGGSALSRFLGETMVCMGRKCYLQTFILWGCISLFGVVSSFLLFLRTKLAYKHFERNRTRT; from the exons ATGGCGGGACAATCAAGAAAATGGCTGATACTCGTGGCAACAACATGGATACAAGCATTTACAGGGACAAACTTCGACTTCTCATCTTACTCCTCTGATCTCAAAACAGTGCTTGAGATAACTCAGGTTCAGCTAAACTACTTGTCTGTTGCTTCTGATATGGGAAAGGCATTTGGGTGGTGTTCTGGTGTATCTCTTAAGTATTTACCATTGTGGGTTGTCATGTTCATGGCTGCAATTATGGGACTCTTTGGTTATGGCCTCCAATGGCTTGTCATTCAGAGAATCATCACTTTGCCTTATTTCCTG GTATTTCTTCTATCCTTGATGGCTGGGTGTGGCATTTGTTGGTTCAACACTGTTTGCTACGTATTGTGCATACGAAATTTCCCAGTCAACAGGTCACTAGCACTGTCCCTCACCATCAGTTTCAATGGTGTAACTGCAGCCATATACACCCTCATTGCCAATGCAATAAACCCCAATGATGACACCATTTACCTCTTCCTAAATGCACTAGTTCCTCTCTTCACATCAGGCATAGCACTCGTCCCTATCCTTTGCCAACCCCCTCTCCAATCACTCACCACCGAAGCCATTCGCTGTGACTCCTTCATTTTCCTTTGCCTCAACATTCTAGCAGTCATCACTGGCCTATATCTCCTCCTACTCAATTCTTTATCTTCTAATGTATCAATGGCTCGCATTCTTCTCGGAGGGGCTCTTGGTCTTCTAGTCCTTCCCTTGTGTTTGCCTGGAATTGTGTATGCACGTGAGTGGGCATGTCGGAACATCTACCCTACGTTTTGTTTTGATAACTCAAGCTTCAATTTGATTGACCCTGATGATCTTGAGCTTCATATAGAACTCATTGGAAGTGAGAGCAATGGCACGAATGGCAATTCTTATACTGCAATAGACAAATGTGGGTGTTTTGGGAAGGTGATGGAGAAAGATAGGTTAATTGTGCTTGGAGAAGAGCACCCGGCTAGGTTGTTGGTGCAGCGGTGGGATTTCTGGCTATATTATCTCGCATATTTCTGTGGAGGAACATTAGGGCTGGTCTATAGCAACAACCTAGGGCAGATTTCCCAATCACTTGGATACAGTTCAATGACTAGTTCTCTTGTCACCCTCTACTCCACAAGTTCCTTCTTTGGCCGTTTGCTCTCAGCTGCCCCAGATTTCCTTCGCAA CAAGATGTATTTTGCAAGGACTGGGTGGCTTGCAGTGGCATTAGTGCCAACACCAATTGCCTTCTTTTTGCTGGCTTCATCAGGCAGTGAGGCAGTATTGCGTGCAGGCACAGGCTTGATAGGGCTGAgctctgggtttgtgttttcagCAGCTGTGTCAATCACATCAGAGCTATTTGGTCCAAACAGTGCCGGCGTCAACCACAACATCCTTATCACCAACATACCCATAGGCTCACTCCTCTATGGCCTTCTTGCAGCCCTGGTTTATGATTCCAATGCAGGGGGCTCAGCCCTGTCAAGATTCTTGGGTGAAACAATGGTATGCATGGGTAGGAAATGCTACTTGCAAACATTTATATTGTGGGGTTGCATTTCCTTGTTTGGTGTAGTTTCAAGTTTCTTGCTTTTTCTGAGGACCAAGCTCGCTTACAAACACTTTGAAAGGAACAGGACTAGAACATAA